The proteins below come from a single Paraburkholderia flagellata genomic window:
- the phaZ gene encoding poly(3-hydroxyalkanoate) depolymerase, which translates to MTDTRTSPETVDAMQIQMIDLDGQLLRVGVRRGRDACPPLLLFNGIGANLELVEPFVEALEDITVIVFDVPGVGGSPAPLIPYRFSTLAVLSDKLLTRLGYAGPVDVLGVSWGGALAQQFAHLYPRRCRRLILAATSPGVIMVPARLSVLSKLVGPRRYTDPAYLKQVGAEIYGGAYRRDASLLEEHSRHIQAPRGRGYLYQLLAASGWTSLPWLGALRQKTLVMHGNDDPIVPLTNAKILAARIRDATLHVIDDGHLFLITRASEIAPMVKAFLEQEAS; encoded by the coding sequence ATGACCGATACACGAACGAGCCCAGAGACTGTCGATGCCATGCAAATTCAGATGATCGATCTGGATGGTCAGTTGTTGCGTGTCGGCGTGCGTCGCGGTCGCGACGCTTGCCCGCCGCTGCTGTTGTTCAATGGCATTGGCGCCAATCTCGAACTGGTTGAACCCTTCGTCGAGGCGCTCGAAGACATCACCGTGATCGTTTTCGACGTCCCGGGCGTTGGCGGCTCGCCCGCTCCCCTGATCCCGTACCGGTTCTCGACGCTTGCTGTCTTATCCGACAAGCTGCTCACGCGGCTGGGCTATGCCGGTCCCGTCGATGTGCTGGGCGTGTCGTGGGGCGGGGCGCTCGCGCAGCAGTTCGCGCATCTGTACCCAAGGCGGTGCCGGCGGCTGATACTCGCGGCGACGTCGCCGGGGGTGATCATGGTGCCCGCGCGGCTTTCGGTGCTGTCGAAGCTCGTGGGGCCGCGGCGCTATACGGACCCGGCTTACCTGAAGCAAGTCGGCGCCGAGATATACGGAGGCGCCTACCGGCGCGATGCCTCGCTGCTCGAAGAGCACAGCCGTCATATCCAGGCGCCGCGCGGCCGCGGTTATCTGTATCAGCTGCTGGCTGCATCAGGATGGACGAGCTTGCCGTGGCTCGGCGCGCTGCGCCAAAAAACACTGGTGATGCATGGCAACGACGACCCGATCGTGCCTCTCACCAATGCGAAGATTCTTGCCGCGCGCATTCGCGACGCGACGCTCCATGTGATCGACGACGGTCACCTGTTTCTGATTACGCGCGCCAGCGAAATCGCTCCGATGGTCAAGGCGTTTCTCGAGCAGGAGGCGAGTTGA
- a CDS encoding phasin family protein has translation MATINPNSIFAEYTKLISQFKMPGVDVSAFLESRRKDVEALTEANMTALAGVQQLGQKQVEILRSKMTELQSLMTRLSTPGSEGVANAGEGMKDALQKAFIDMQELADAAYRAQTDSIAVVTKRLAEHVEEIKALMQPKK, from the coding sequence ATGGCAACGATCAACCCCAACAGCATTTTTGCTGAATATACGAAGCTCATCTCGCAGTTCAAGATGCCGGGCGTGGATGTGAGCGCATTCCTCGAATCCCGTCGCAAGGACGTCGAGGCGCTCACCGAGGCCAACATGACCGCCCTTGCCGGCGTGCAGCAACTCGGTCAAAAGCAGGTGGAAATCCTCCGCTCGAAGATGACCGAACTGCAATCGCTTATGACGCGTCTGTCGACGCCCGGAAGCGAAGGCGTCGCAAACGCGGGCGAGGGCATGAAGGACGCACTCCAAAAAGCTTTCATCGACATGCAGGAACTCGCGGATGCGGCGTATCGCGCCCAGACCGACAGCATCGCGGTCGTCACGAAGCGCTTGGCTGAACATGTGGAGGAGATCAAGGCGCTGATGCAGCCAAAGAAGTGA
- a CDS encoding coniferyl aldehyde dehydrogenase — MSKQFRLPAEATAAQIRAQLDAMKQAQLKEGPPSLALRRDRIDRAIDLLRSNKDALVEAINADYSCRGKQQTLLADILASIEGLRFNREHLEAWMAQPATAEPFPGVKARVEYQPLGVVGIISPWNFPVVLAFGPLGGAFAAGNRAILKPSELTPQTSELLAELIARYFDSDELTTVLGGAQTGAAFSAQPFDHLVFTGSTQVAHHVMRAASDNLVPVTLELGGKSPVLVSNDADLALAAQRVLTVKTFNAGQICLSPDYVLIPAERAEAFVQHAKAAVAQMYPTMRENPDYTAMINVRGFERQLALVEDARQKGANVVNLGPASEDLSDPAVRKMAPTIIRNANDTMRAMQEEIFGPVLPVVTYETLDEALAYINARPRPLALYHFANDALEQHEVASRTTSGALVVNDAMTHVFFDSLPFGGVGASGMGHYHGEYGYRTFSHAKPVVVQSAGGESNLLMRAPYLAATESVVNGMIGA; from the coding sequence ATGTCAAAGCAATTCCGGCTACCCGCCGAAGCAACGGCCGCGCAAATCCGCGCGCAACTCGATGCCATGAAGCAGGCTCAACTCAAGGAGGGCCCGCCCTCGCTGGCCCTTCGCCGCGACCGTATCGATCGCGCGATCGATCTGCTGCGTTCGAACAAGGATGCGCTCGTCGAGGCGATCAACGCCGACTATAGCTGCCGCGGCAAACAGCAGACGCTGCTCGCCGATATCCTCGCCTCGATCGAAGGCCTGCGCTTCAATCGCGAACATCTCGAAGCGTGGATGGCGCAGCCCGCGACGGCCGAGCCGTTTCCGGGCGTCAAGGCGCGCGTCGAGTATCAGCCGCTGGGTGTCGTGGGGATCATCAGCCCGTGGAATTTTCCCGTCGTGCTGGCGTTCGGGCCGCTTGGCGGCGCGTTTGCGGCGGGCAACCGGGCCATCCTCAAGCCATCGGAGCTGACGCCGCAAACATCGGAATTGCTGGCCGAACTGATTGCCCGCTATTTCGACAGCGACGAACTCACCACCGTGCTCGGCGGCGCGCAAACGGGCGCGGCGTTCAGCGCGCAGCCTTTCGATCATCTCGTGTTCACGGGCAGCACGCAGGTCGCGCACCATGTGATGCGAGCGGCATCGGACAATCTGGTGCCTGTGACGCTCGAACTCGGCGGCAAGTCGCCGGTCCTCGTGAGTAACGACGCCGATCTCGCCCTCGCGGCCCAGCGCGTGCTCACGGTGAAGACCTTCAATGCTGGTCAGATTTGCCTCTCGCCGGACTATGTGCTGATTCCAGCGGAGCGCGCCGAAGCCTTCGTGCAGCATGCAAAAGCGGCGGTTGCGCAGATGTACCCGACCATGCGCGAGAACCCCGACTACACCGCGATGATCAACGTGCGCGGATTCGAGCGGCAACTGGCGCTCGTCGAGGACGCGCGTCAGAAAGGCGCCAACGTGGTGAATCTTGGACCCGCCAGCGAAGATCTCTCCGATCCGGCTGTGCGCAAGATGGCGCCGACGATCATTCGGAATGCCAACGACACGATGCGAGCGATGCAGGAGGAAATCTTCGGCCCCGTTCTGCCCGTGGTGACCTACGAGACGCTCGATGAAGCGCTCGCGTATATCAATGCGCGTCCGAGGCCGCTCGCGCTTTATCATTTCGCCAATGACGCACTGGAGCAACACGAGGTTGCAAGCCGAACCACCTCGGGGGCGCTCGTCGTCAATGATGCGATGACCCACGTGTTTTTCGACTCGCTGCCATTTGGGGGCGTCGGGGCATCTGGCATGGGCCACTACCACGGCGAATATGGATACCGTACGTTTAGCCATGCGAAACCCGTTGTCGTTCAAAGCGCCGGCGGCGAGTCGAATCTCCTGATGCGCGCGCCTTATCTGGCGGCTACGGAAAGCGTAGTCAACGGGATGATCGGCGCCTGA
- a CDS encoding LuxR C-terminal-related transcriptional regulator, with translation MTEATTVARPPLLLTTKVIAPRLPAGLIDRPRLKALSAQVEIRRITVIKAPAGFGKTSLALTWLDALRAHGALVAWLSLDADDDEPARYFHHLAHALQRACSTVGTSAIGLSAEASFVPANSLVATLINELAEVDDELHVFIDDYHLINAAAIHEAMSLFITNMPSNVHVVICTRTDPPLPLAKLRAGNSLCEIDASALRFNFDEARRFVEHECPGKLGFGDLKSLYTATEGWAAALRISASALARQDRPQGWQPGVPGGASKPVSDYLEDLLQHLPPATQAFMLRTAILERLSAPLCEAVTGIESSQAMLDDIVARQLLLEPIDLEGRWFRYHRLMADYLQRRLEASHPGEITGLHRRAWQWHAEQQHWTDAIKHAIAAGATDEAIVMMERCAKALLKAGDLLTLVGWQRQFPADLMRAQTAVTIATAWGMALAMRFGEVSAMLDSIERDAQIQSADTIQWDCLAIRSALAALQDDPHRALELARQYLSRPSTDAWTTNAVSNVARFSYWKTGNLDALYATPWIPDSLEEDQRSVFSSVYRLCLLGHVELQQLHVSIAERRFNEAMQLAERYAGPHSISAALCAPMIAQIRYEQGRIDEAEALLLELMPVIDRAVLLDSVLIAYRILVRIAVAREDYAGAHVLLDQAQILGQARAWNRLLAAALVERTRLYLAESRVPEAAACVADLRELAAPREPSASPVSPEIENYRDLGAACLALQRHQVSEAVEPLRMALARCERMQGNYLALRLRTLLAMAWLSAGEHHRALETFHEIADSAAPAGIYQSILDQGAAVGPLLRMAHERMRNAARTPDVTAWLDRLSDGWRAMYEPQSKPRREGEREPLSSRERNIVELIAQGQSNKEIARSLGITPETVKSHLKNIFAKLAVDKRAQAVSRAQALGLVKHS, from the coding sequence GTGACCGAAGCGACGACCGTGGCGAGGCCACCTCTCCTGCTGACCACGAAGGTCATTGCGCCCCGCTTGCCCGCAGGTTTAATCGATCGACCACGCCTGAAGGCTTTAAGCGCGCAGGTGGAGATACGGCGCATCACCGTCATCAAGGCGCCTGCCGGATTCGGCAAGACGTCTCTCGCGCTCACCTGGCTCGACGCGCTGCGTGCGCACGGCGCGCTGGTGGCATGGCTCTCCCTCGACGCCGACGACGACGAGCCAGCCCGTTACTTTCATCACCTTGCACATGCCTTGCAGCGCGCGTGCAGCACGGTTGGCACATCCGCCATCGGCCTGAGCGCCGAGGCGTCGTTCGTCCCGGCAAATTCGCTTGTTGCAACGCTCATCAACGAACTTGCCGAAGTCGACGATGAACTACACGTCTTCATCGACGACTATCACCTGATCAACGCAGCGGCCATTCACGAAGCGATGTCGCTATTCATCACGAATATGCCTTCGAATGTGCACGTGGTGATCTGCACACGCACCGACCCGCCCTTGCCGCTGGCGAAGCTGCGCGCCGGCAACAGTCTCTGCGAGATCGATGCGTCGGCACTGCGATTCAATTTCGATGAGGCGCGCCGCTTCGTCGAGCACGAGTGCCCCGGCAAGCTAGGCTTCGGCGATCTGAAGTCGCTCTATACCGCAACCGAAGGATGGGCTGCCGCCCTACGCATTTCGGCATCGGCGTTGGCGCGGCAGGACCGCCCGCAGGGCTGGCAGCCGGGCGTACCGGGCGGCGCGTCGAAGCCGGTGTCCGACTACCTTGAAGACCTGCTTCAGCATCTGCCGCCTGCAACGCAGGCATTCATGCTGCGAACCGCGATCCTCGAGCGGCTGAGCGCACCTTTGTGCGAAGCGGTGACGGGCATCGAGTCGAGCCAGGCCATGCTCGATGACATCGTTGCGCGTCAACTGCTGCTGGAGCCGATCGACCTCGAAGGACGCTGGTTTCGCTATCACCGGCTGATGGCCGACTATCTGCAGCGGCGTCTGGAAGCCAGCCACCCTGGCGAAATCACCGGCTTGCACCGCCGCGCCTGGCAGTGGCACGCCGAACAGCAGCATTGGACCGATGCCATAAAGCACGCGATTGCCGCTGGCGCCACTGACGAAGCCATAGTCATGATGGAGCGCTGCGCGAAGGCGCTTTTAAAAGCCGGGGATCTGCTCACGCTGGTCGGCTGGCAACGCCAGTTTCCGGCCGATCTCATGCGCGCACAGACCGCGGTCACCATTGCGACCGCGTGGGGCATGGCGCTCGCGATGCGCTTCGGCGAAGTCAGTGCGATGCTCGATTCGATCGAACGCGACGCGCAAATCCAGTCGGCCGACACCATTCAATGGGACTGTCTCGCCATTCGCTCGGCCCTCGCGGCCTTGCAGGATGATCCGCACCGGGCGCTGGAACTCGCGCGTCAATACCTGAGCCGCCCGTCAACGGACGCGTGGACGACCAATGCGGTTTCCAATGTCGCGCGCTTCAGTTATTGGAAAACCGGCAATCTCGACGCGCTTTACGCCACGCCATGGATTCCCGATTCATTGGAGGAGGACCAGCGCAGCGTCTTTTCGTCGGTCTATCGCCTGTGCCTGCTCGGTCACGTGGAACTGCAGCAGCTGCACGTTTCGATTGCAGAGCGCCGCTTCAATGAAGCGATGCAACTCGCCGAACGCTACGCGGGACCCCACTCCATATCGGCAGCGTTGTGCGCGCCCATGATCGCGCAGATCCGCTATGAGCAAGGCCGCATCGATGAAGCCGAAGCACTGCTTCTCGAACTCATGCCGGTCATCGACCGTGCCGTTCTGCTCGATAGTGTGCTGATCGCCTACCGCATTCTGGTTCGCATTGCCGTAGCGCGCGAAGACTATGCGGGCGCGCATGTGCTGCTCGATCAGGCGCAAATACTCGGCCAGGCGCGCGCCTGGAACCGGCTGCTCGCCGCAGCGCTGGTCGAGCGCACGCGGCTCTATCTCGCCGAAAGCCGTGTTCCTGAAGCGGCTGCGTGCGTGGCGGACCTTCGCGAACTCGCCGCGCCGCGCGAGCCGTCCGCTTCGCCTGTCTCACCCGAAATCGAGAACTACCGCGACCTGGGTGCGGCCTGCCTCGCACTGCAACGACACCAGGTATCCGAAGCCGTCGAACCCCTGCGCATGGCGCTCGCGCGTTGTGAACGCATGCAGGGTAACTATCTGGCGCTGCGTCTTCGAACCCTGCTCGCCATGGCCTGGCTGAGCGCGGGAGAACATCACCGCGCGCTCGAGACTTTTCACGAAATCGCAGATAGTGCCGCGCCTGCTGGCATTTACCAATCCATCCTCGATCAGGGGGCCGCGGTCGGGCCGCTCCTGCGCATGGCGCATGAACGCATGCGCAACGCAGCGCGCACTCCGGACGTGACGGCATGGCTCGACCGTTTAAGCGACGGGTGGCGCGCGATGTATGAACCGCAGAGCAAACCGCGCCGCGAGGGCGAGCGCGAGCCGCTAAGCTCGCGGGAGCGCAATATCGTCGAGTTGATCGCGCAGGGGCAATCCAATAAGGAAATCGCGCGCTCGTTGGGCATCACGCCCGAAACCGTCAAATCGCACCTGAAGAATATCTTCGCGAAGCTCGCGGTGGACAAGCGGGCTCAGGCTGTTTCGCGGGCGCAGGCGCTTGGACTTGTCAAGCATAGCTAA
- a CDS encoding alpha/beta fold hydrolase, which yields MAVTPEMPQQSDNAKALAASVEQALPGPNPFVGLRPCDVFAAVQQIGAQAMRQPALVMEQEMALAREMFGIVSGSAKTAPPQGDKRFADTAWQDNPMYRMTLQGYLAWRDSLAGFVERSGLDANSRERAKFVVSLITDAASPTNTLLGNPAALKKVVDSGGISLLDGFNNAVTDMLKNQGMPAQVNKTAFEVGKNLGTSKGSVVFRNELLELIQYTPTTQQVYSRPQLIVPPQINKFYIFDLSEGKSIVNYLLDNELQVFVVSWRNPTAAQSHWDLDTYVTALIEAITAVREITGSEDINLHGACSGAMTISALLGHLASRGEKTVNATTLMVAVLDNTADSQLGLFATPEAVAAAKQHSISRGVLAGEEMGRVFAWMRPNDLVWNYWVNNYLLGNAPPAFDILYWNNDTTRLPAKFHGELLDIFTGNLFSKPGALTVLGTPIDLSQVSCDKYVVAGMTDHITPWKGVYNTARRFGGETRFVLSSSGHIQSLINPPGNPKAKYFLNPSLPASSDAWLDNAQAEKDSWWNNWRDWLVARSGEKRAAPAATGSKKHPVKVSAPGTYVLQD from the coding sequence ATGGCGGTAACCCCTGAAATGCCCCAGCAAAGCGACAACGCGAAAGCGTTGGCCGCTTCGGTCGAGCAAGCCCTGCCGGGCCCCAATCCGTTCGTCGGGCTGCGTCCCTGCGATGTTTTCGCGGCCGTGCAGCAGATCGGCGCGCAGGCAATGCGACAACCCGCACTGGTGATGGAGCAGGAAATGGCGCTGGCGCGCGAGATGTTCGGCATCGTTTCGGGCAGTGCAAAGACCGCACCGCCTCAAGGCGACAAGCGCTTTGCGGACACGGCGTGGCAGGACAACCCGATGTATCGCATGACGCTGCAAGGCTATCTCGCGTGGCGCGACTCGCTTGCTGGTTTCGTGGAGCGCTCGGGTCTCGATGCAAACAGCCGCGAGCGCGCGAAGTTCGTGGTCTCGCTCATCACCGATGCGGCCTCGCCGACCAACACGCTGCTGGGCAACCCGGCTGCGCTCAAGAAGGTGGTCGATTCGGGCGGAATCAGCTTGCTGGACGGCTTCAACAATGCCGTGACGGACATGCTCAAGAATCAGGGCATGCCGGCGCAGGTGAACAAGACGGCATTCGAAGTGGGCAAGAACCTCGGCACTTCAAAAGGTTCGGTGGTATTTCGCAATGAATTGCTGGAACTGATTCAATACACGCCCACGACGCAACAGGTCTACAGCCGGCCGCAACTCATCGTGCCTCCGCAGATCAACAAGTTCTATATCTTCGATCTGTCCGAAGGCAAGAGCATCGTCAACTATCTGCTCGACAACGAACTGCAGGTGTTCGTGGTCAGCTGGCGCAACCCGACTGCGGCGCAAAGCCATTGGGATCTCGATACGTACGTGACTGCGCTGATCGAGGCGATTACTGCCGTGCGTGAGATCACCGGTAGCGAGGATATCAACCTGCACGGCGCGTGCTCCGGCGCCATGACGATCTCGGCTTTGCTCGGCCACCTGGCGAGCCGCGGTGAGAAAACAGTCAATGCCACCACGCTAATGGTTGCCGTGCTCGACAATACGGCCGATTCCCAGCTGGGCCTCTTCGCGACGCCTGAGGCGGTGGCGGCCGCCAAGCAGCACAGTATTTCGCGCGGTGTGCTGGCCGGCGAAGAAATGGGCCGCGTGTTCGCGTGGATGCGCCCCAACGATCTGGTCTGGAATTACTGGGTCAACAACTATCTGTTGGGTAACGCGCCGCCGGCGTTCGACATCCTATACTGGAACAACGACACGACCCGCTTGCCGGCGAAATTTCACGGCGAACTGCTCGACATCTTCACCGGCAATCTTTTCAGCAAGCCCGGCGCGCTGACGGTGTTGGGCACGCCCATCGACTTGTCCCAGGTGAGTTGTGACAAGTACGTGGTGGCTGGCATGACGGACCACATCACGCCGTGGAAGGGCGTGTATAACACCGCGCGGCGCTTTGGCGGCGAGACCCGTTTTGTGCTGAGTTCGAGCGGGCATATTCAGAGCCTGATCAATCCGCCGGGCAATCCGAAGGCGAAGTATTTTCTCAACCCTTCGTTGCCCGCCAGTTCCGATGCGTGGCTGGACAACGCACAGGCCGAGAAGGATTCGTGGTGGAACAACTGGCGTGACTGGCTCGTCGCCCGGTCCGGCGAGAAGCGCGCCGCTCCGGCAGCGACCGGCAGCAAGAAGCATCCGGTTAAGGTAAGCGCGCCCGGAACGTATGTTCTGCAAGACTAA
- a CDS encoding fatty acid--CoA ligase, whose protein sequence is MSDDVKTAHASNAYAYPLLIKRLLHTPFSQAQEQEIVFRGQVRMSYATLRERIARLANGLAQLGVEYGSTVAVMDWDSHRYLESYFAVPMMGAVLQTVNVRLSPAEIAYTINHAGAEVLFVHSDFIPVVESIKDQLETVRTFVWIDEPGSEAPAHAIAFSNEYEAMLAASSTSYDFPEFDENTRATTFYTTGTTGLPKGVYFTHRQLVLHTISLMAALAAPVSGQRFHRGDVYMPLTPMFHVHAWGMPYIATALGVKQVYPGRYVPERLARLIEDEGVTFSHCVSTILHMLLMCPEAKATDFSKWKVIIGGSALPQGLAASALARGIDVFAGYGMSETCPVLSLAQLPPGAEKLDADEQIRLRCKTGFPVPLVDLRVVDDEMADLAHDGKSTGEIVARAPWLTQGYLKNPEASEQLWAGGYLHTQDIANIDPTGNVQITDRLKDVIKSGGEWVSSLEIENLISQYEGVSEVAVIGIKDEKWGERPVALVVLKEGVAVTEEDIKQHVLSFSTSGRISKYAVPQTVKFVEALARTSVGKVNKKALREQIA, encoded by the coding sequence ATGTCGGACGACGTGAAGACGGCTCACGCCAGCAATGCCTACGCTTATCCGTTGCTGATCAAGCGATTGCTGCATACGCCCTTCTCTCAGGCACAGGAGCAGGAGATCGTCTTTCGCGGCCAGGTGCGGATGAGCTATGCGACCCTTCGTGAGCGCATTGCGCGCCTTGCCAACGGTCTCGCCCAGCTCGGCGTGGAATACGGCAGCACCGTCGCGGTGATGGATTGGGACAGCCATCGTTACCTCGAGAGCTATTTCGCAGTCCCGATGATGGGTGCGGTGCTGCAAACCGTGAACGTGCGTCTGTCTCCCGCGGAAATCGCCTATACGATCAACCACGCTGGCGCCGAAGTCCTGTTCGTTCACTCCGATTTCATTCCAGTGGTCGAGTCCATCAAGGACCAGCTCGAAACCGTCCGCACGTTTGTGTGGATCGACGAGCCGGGCAGCGAAGCGCCCGCCCACGCCATTGCGTTCTCGAACGAGTACGAGGCGATGCTGGCCGCAAGCAGCACGAGCTACGATTTCCCGGAGTTCGACGAGAACACGCGCGCAACGACGTTCTATACGACCGGCACGACAGGTTTGCCGAAGGGCGTCTACTTCACGCACCGGCAACTGGTGTTGCACACCATCTCGCTCATGGCGGCGCTCGCCGCGCCGGTTTCCGGGCAACGCTTTCATCGCGGCGATGTGTATATGCCGCTCACCCCGATGTTCCATGTCCACGCATGGGGCATGCCTTATATCGCCACGGCGCTCGGCGTGAAGCAGGTCTACCCGGGCCGCTACGTGCCGGAACGGCTGGCGAGGCTAATCGAGGACGAGGGCGTGACCTTCTCGCACTGCGTGAGCACGATCCTGCACATGCTGCTCATGTGCCCCGAGGCGAAAGCGACGGACTTCAGCAAGTGGAAAGTGATCATTGGCGGCAGCGCGTTGCCGCAGGGCCTGGCCGCCTCGGCATTGGCACGCGGCATCGACGTGTTCGCCGGTTACGGGATGTCCGAGACCTGTCCTGTACTGAGTCTCGCTCAGCTTCCGCCGGGCGCCGAAAAGCTGGATGCCGACGAGCAAATTCGCCTGCGATGCAAAACCGGCTTTCCGGTTCCGCTCGTTGATCTTCGCGTGGTGGACGACGAGATGGCCGATCTCGCGCATGACGGGAAATCCACGGGCGAAATCGTCGCGCGTGCGCCGTGGCTCACGCAAGGCTATCTGAAGAATCCCGAGGCGAGCGAGCAGCTTTGGGCGGGCGGCTATCTGCATACGCAGGACATCGCCAATATCGACCCGACTGGCAACGTGCAGATTACCGATCGCCTCAAGGACGTCATCAAGTCGGGCGGCGAATGGGTTTCGTCGCTGGAAATCGAAAACCTGATTTCGCAGTACGAGGGCGTGTCTGAAGTGGCCGTTATCGGCATCAAGGATGAGAAGTGGGGAGAACGGCCCGTCGCGCTGGTGGTGCTCAAGGAGGGCGTGGCGGTCACGGAGGAAGACATCAAGCAGCACGTGCTGTCGTTCAGCACATCGGGGCGGATCTCGAAGTATGCGGTGCCGCAGACCGTAAAGTTCGTCGAAGCGCTGGCGAGAACGAGCGTCGGCAAGGTCAACAAGAAAGCGCTGCGCGAGCAGATCGCCTGA
- a CDS encoding DUF445 domain-containing protein codes for MRAVATCLLVAMIALLAVSVAWQASNPWLAWVRAFAEAGTVGAVADWYAVVALFRNPLGIAMPHTAIIPRNQARIAESLGSFVEQNFLTTEIVVGRLSEYNAARALAMWLAEKENSSTIADVVVESLPRLLERIDESDVEDLFDRLLLPQLRTLDVSRVAGEILGVLTEGNRHQPLLDRGLGAVEHWLTANVGLIKAKFSEASRFTPAPLDTYIVNKFVEGVVALVHEVAANPDHELRRQFDSAVAELSRDLQTAAQYRRFGRLLLRDCIRHFKAGDYYRLLLDRVRARVADDAAREQSVARDMIAGALTSFGKTLVSASAIQNKLNAWWLEIARMLVLRYRHQLSGLITDVVKGWDAQEVSGKFEAEIGRDLQFIRINGTFVGGLVGVLIHACVFAAM; via the coding sequence ATGCGCGCAGTGGCCACCTGTTTGCTCGTGGCGATGATCGCCTTGCTCGCGGTGAGTGTTGCATGGCAGGCGAGCAATCCGTGGCTTGCGTGGGTGCGCGCGTTTGCCGAAGCGGGCACCGTGGGCGCGGTCGCAGACTGGTACGCGGTGGTCGCGTTGTTCCGCAATCCTCTCGGCATCGCCATGCCGCATACGGCCATCATTCCCAGGAACCAGGCGCGCATTGCGGAAAGCCTGGGAAGCTTCGTTGAGCAGAACTTCCTGACCACGGAAATCGTGGTGGGCCGGTTGAGCGAATACAACGCGGCGCGAGCGTTGGCCATGTGGCTAGCCGAAAAGGAAAACAGCTCGACGATCGCCGATGTCGTGGTCGAGTCGCTCCCGCGCTTGCTGGAGCGTATCGATGAGTCGGACGTCGAAGATCTGTTCGATCGCCTGCTTCTGCCGCAATTGCGCACACTCGATGTATCTCGCGTTGCGGGAGAGATCCTGGGTGTCCTGACTGAAGGCAATCGCCATCAACCGCTGCTGGATCGCGGGCTGGGCGCCGTCGAACACTGGCTGACGGCCAACGTCGGCCTGATCAAGGCGAAATTCAGCGAGGCATCGCGGTTTACGCCTGCGCCGCTCGACACCTATATCGTCAACAAATTTGTCGAAGGAGTTGTCGCGCTGGTCCACGAAGTAGCGGCGAATCCCGATCACGAACTCCGCCGTCAATTCGATTCGGCGGTGGCGGAGTTGTCGCGCGACCTGCAAACGGCGGCTCAATACCGCAGGTTCGGCAGACTCCTGCTGCGCGACTGCATCCGTCACTTCAAGGCGGGTGATTATTATCGCCTCCTGCTCGACCGCGTTCGCGCGCGTGTTGCCGACGATGCAGCGCGCGAGCAGTCGGTCGCGCGCGACATGATCGCCGGCGCGTTGACCTCGTTTGGCAAGACCTTGGTCAGCGCCAGCGCGATACAGAACAAACTCAATGCCTGGTGGCTGGAGATCGCGCGGATGCTGGTGTTGCGCTATCGGCACCAGCTTTCTGGTTTGATCACCGACGTCGTGAAGGGATGGGATGCGCAAGAGGTCAGTGGCAAGTTCGAAGCGGAAATTGGCCGTGATTTGCAGTTCATCCGCATCAACGGTACGTTCGTTGGTGGGCTCGTGGGGGTGCTGATACACGCGTGCGTATTCGCCGCGATGTGA
- a CDS encoding MaoC family dehydratase, translated as MSLENYRVETLGDFVGRELGVSDWVVVDQERIDAFAECTGDRQWIHVDVERAKRESPFGGTIAHGYLTLSLLASLAMEIGIVPKDASAGLNYGLDKVRFMTPVKAGARVRNRVTLESAESKGGGRVLVKTMNTLEIEGEDKPALVAQTLAMLIA; from the coding sequence ATGAGTCTGGAAAATTACCGCGTCGAGACGCTCGGCGACTTTGTGGGCCGCGAGCTGGGCGTATCGGACTGGGTCGTGGTCGATCAGGAACGTATCGACGCGTTCGCCGAGTGCACCGGCGACCGGCAGTGGATACATGTGGATGTGGAGCGTGCGAAGCGCGAGAGCCCGTTCGGCGGAACCATCGCTCACGGTTACTTGACGTTGTCGCTGCTGGCGAGCCTCGCGATGGAAATCGGCATCGTCCCCAAGGATGCTTCGGCGGGATTGAACTACGGGCTCGACAAGGTGCGTTTCATGACACCCGTTAAGGCCGGAGCACGCGTGCGCAACCGCGTCACGCTCGAGTCGGCGGAGAGCAAGGGAGGAGGCCGCGTGCTCGTCAAGACGATGAACACGCTGGAGATCGAGGGCGAGGACAAGCCCGCATTGGTCGCACAAACACTCGCGATGCTGATTGCGTGA